The Sphaerospermopsis torques-reginae ITEP-024 genome has a window encoding:
- a CDS encoding DUF2281 domain-containing protein has translation MDIKLAEISQEINSLPEEAQILLLDFIQLLKKRYPQPENHHQEKTIYEKFDEIGLIGCCAVEENLSTTYKEVLSNTLPNKYDHS, from the coding sequence ATGGATATCAAACTTGCAGAAATATCTCAAGAAATTAACAGCTTACCAGAAGAAGCACAAATCTTACTCCTTGATTTTATTCAACTACTTAAAAAACGTTATCCACAACCAGAAAATCATCATCAAGAAAAAACCATCTATGAGAAATTTGATGAAATTGGATTAATTGGTTGTTGTGCTGTGGAAGAAAATTTATCAACCACTTATAAAGAAGTTTTATCTAATACCTTACCCAATAAATATGATCATAGTTGA
- a CDS encoding type II toxin-antitoxin system ParD family antitoxin, whose translation MKSMNISLPDNMGAYVEELVAQGGYSSVSEYFRELVREDQKQRAKEQLQTMLLEGLNSGEATEMTAQDWEDIRQAV comes from the coding sequence ATGAAAAGCATGAATATTTCCTTACCTGACAACATGGGAGCTTACGTAGAAGAACTCGTAGCGCAAGGTGGTTACAGCAGCGTCAGCGAATACTTTCGGGAATTAGTGCGAGAAGACCAAAAACAGAGAGCAAAAGAACAACTACAAACCATGCTTTTAGAAGGTTTGAACTCTGGAGAAGCTACAGAAATGACTGCACAAGACTGGGAAGATATTCGTCAAGCAGTATAA